The following proteins are co-located in the Doryrhamphus excisus isolate RoL2022-K1 chromosome 3, RoL_Dexc_1.0, whole genome shotgun sequence genome:
- the kirrel1a gene encoding kin of IRRE-like protein 1a isoform X1, with amino-acid sequence MQRLLLLLTLLLTLQTVWTARFSQEPADQSVVRGQRVILSCVVFNYSGIVQWTKDGLALGIGEDLRAWPRYRVLRVQELGQYNLEILSADLSDDSLYECQAPDAALRSRRAKLTVLIPPDDPVIDGGPEVLLNAGESYNLSCVSRGAKPPSMIEWLKDGLPVDGAVSATEVLPDRKRVTTRSFLPVHPIDTDTGRNFSCVASNLAAPAGKSTTVTLNVHHPPTVTLSIEPRSVLEGDRVTFTCQAHANPPIMGYRWAKGGVVLQGARETVFTTKADHSFFTEPVSCLVFNAVGKTNVSILVDVHFGPILLVEPQPKTVDVDSDVTLNCKWAGNPPLTLTWFKKGSNMVLSNSNQLYLKSVSQADAGQYVCKAIVPRIGVGETEVTLTVNGPPIISSDPIQYAVRGERGEVKCFIASTPPPDKIVWAWKENVWEEEKGTLLERYTVEQSRTSTEGGGVLSTLTINNVMESDFLTSYNCTASNSFGPGTMIITLEETDEVPVGIIAGSTVGSTILLFIFLLILVLIFYRQRKGSRRGVTLGKPDIKVETINKESHSLEEDSGSVSTASRMVKAMYSFLPSVSFSPSNQPFKDDIELKSDLRSDTLETRQEYDLKDPTNGYYNVRASTLDEGRPASRSTMHYSDYRSPTGTPGGAASISSSAAGSGATASGGAPVPPGPLTSPGRPQACYDPRPPSRLSHISYAQFNTFTRGGQNQQPPSNPAPAPAEFPGDCSLLDSTSQLAYDNYGYPSHYQTYRMGFAPSSLAPLEAGPSYEMYGVGSGVAGPPVGVGPGGATPSGSDTGLGKYGSSTRFSYTSQHSDYSHSRHTQRMQTHV; translated from the exons CTTGGCCCAGGTACCGAGTGCTGCGGGTCCAGGAGCTGGGCCAGTACAACCTGGAGATCCTGTCAGCTGACCTGTCTGATGACTCCTTGTATGAGTGCCAGGCCCCCGATGCTGCCCTGAGGTCCAGGAGGGCTAAGCTCACTGTCCTCA TTCCCCCAGATGACCCCGTGATCGATGGCGGCCCAGAGGTTCTCCTCAATGCGGGGGAGTCCTACAACCTCAGCTGTGTGTCCCGGGGTGCTAAACCGCCTTCCATGATCGAGTGGCTTAAAGATGGCCTCCCTGTGGACGGGGCTGTCAGCGCCACC gaggttCTTCCAGACCGCAAGAGGGTGACCACGCGCAGCTTCCTGCCTGTCCACCCTATCGACACGGACACGGGGAGGAACttcagctgtgtggcctccaaCCTGGCGGCCCCCGCGGGCAAGAGCACAACAGTCACCCTCAACGTGCACC ATCCACCGACCGTGACCTTGTCCATTGAGCCTCGCTCCGTCCTGGAGGGCGACAGGGTCACCTTCACCTGCCAGGCCCATGCCAACCCCCCTATTATGGGCTACAG GTGGGCCAAAGGTGGTGTGGTTCTACAAGGTGCCAGGGAGACCGTTTTCACCACCAAGGCGGACCACTCCTTCTTCACCGAGCCGGTTTCCTGCCTGGTGTTCAACGCCGTGGGAAAGACCAACGTCAGCATCCTGGTGGACGTCCACT TCGGACCCATTCTCTTGGTGGAGCCGCAGCCCAAAACGGTGGACGTGGACTCGGATGTCACCCTCAACTGCAAATGGGCCGGGAACCCCCCTCTCACGCTCACGTGGTTCAAGAAAGGTTCAAACATG GTCCTCAGTAACAGCAACCAGCTGTACCTGAAGTCTGTGAGCCAGGCGGACGCCGGACAGTACGTGTGCAAGGCCATTGTGCCGCGGATCGGGGTCGGCGAGACGGAGGTCACGCTCACTGTCAATG GTCCACCCATCATCTCCAGCGACCCCATCCAGTATGCAGTACGAGGGGAGCGGGGGGAGGTGAAATGCTTCATCGCAAGCACACCTCCTCCAGATAAGATT gtgtgGGCATGGAAGGAGAACGTGTGGGAGGAGGAGAAAGGAACGCTGCTGGAGCGCTATACGGTGGAGCAAAGCAGGACGTCGACCGAGGGCGGCGGCGTCCTCTCCACGCTCACCATCAACAACGTGATGGAGTCCGACTTCCTGACCTCTTACAACTGCACGGCCTCCAACTCTTTCGGGCCCGGCACCATGATCATCACCCTGGAGGAGACGG ATGAAGTCCCAGTGGGGATAATAGCTGGGAGTACAGTGGGCTCCACCATCCTCTTGTTCATCTTCCTCCTGATCCTTGTTCTCATCTTCTACCGGCAGCGCAAAGGCA GTCGGCGAGGGGTCACGCTGGGCAAGCCGGACATTAAAGTGGAAACCATCAACAAGGAGAGCCACAGCTTGGAGGAGGACTCGGGCAGCGTGTCCACGGCTTCACGTATGGTCAAGGCCATGTACTCG TTTCTCCCCTCTGTGTCCTTTTCTCCTTCCAATCAGCCCTTTAAGGATGACATCGAGCTGAAGTCCGACCTCCGCAGCGACACGCTGGAAACCCGCCAGGAGTACGACCTCAAG GATCCCACCAACGGCTACTACAACGTACGAGCGTCCACGCTCGACGAAGGACGTCCCGCCTCCCGCTCCACCATGCATTACTCCGACTACCGCTCCCCCACCGGCACCCCAGGCGGAGCTGCATCCATCAGCAGCAGCGCAGCTGGCTCGGGGGCCACGGCCAGCGGAGGAGCCCCCGTTCCGCCGGGCCCTCTCACATCCCCGGGCCGCCCCCAGGCTTGCTATGACCCCCGGCCCCCTTCCAGACTCTCTCACATCAGCTACGCCCAGTTCAACACCTTCACCCGCGGGGGCCAGAATCAGCAACCTCCAAGCAACCCGGCCCCGGCTCCCGCTGAATTCCCGGGGGACTGCAGCCTGCTGGACTCCACCTCCCAGCTGGCGTACGACAACTATGGCTACCCCTCGCATTACCAGACCTACCGCATGGGGTTCGCCCCATCTAGCCTGGCCCCACTGGAGGCCGGTCCCTCATATGAAATGTACGGGGTGGGGTCTGGGGTAGCGGGCCCTCCGGTTGGGGTGGGCCCCGGAGGCGCCACACCCTCGGGCTCAGACACGGGACTTGGGAAGTACGGCAGCTCCACTCGCTTTTCCTACACGTCGCAACATTCTGACTACTCCCACAGCCGACACACGCAGAGGATGCAGACTCACGTGTGA
- the kirrel1a gene encoding kin of IRRE-like protein 1a isoform X3, translating into MQRLLLLLTLLLTLQTVWTARFSQEPADQSVVRGQRVILSCVVFNYSGIVQWTKDGLALGIGEDLRAWPRYRVLRVQELGQYNLEILSADLSDDSLYECQAPDAALRSRRAKLTVLIPPDDPVIDGGPEVLLNAGESYNLSCVSRGAKPPSMIEWLKDGLPVDGAVSATEVLPDRKRVTTRSFLPVHPIDTDTGRNFSCVASNLAAPAGKSTTVTLNVHHPPTVTLSIEPRSVLEGDRVTFTCQAHANPPIMGYRWAKGGVVLQGARETVFTTKADHSFFTEPVSCLVFNAVGKTNVSILVDVHFGPILLVEPQPKTVDVDSDVTLNCKWAGNPPLTLTWFKKGSNMVLSNSNQLYLKSVSQADAGQYVCKAIVPRIGVGETEVTLTVNGPPIISSDPIQYAVRGERGEVKCFIASTPPPDKIVWAWKENVWEEEKGTLLERYTVEQSRTSTEGGGVLSTLTINNVMESDFLTSYNCTASNSFGPGTMIITLEETDEVPVGIIAGSTVGSTILLFIFLLILVLIFYRQRKGSRRGVTLGKPDIKVETINKESHSLEEDSGSVSTASRMVKAMYSPFKDDIELKSDLRSDTLETRQEYDLKDPTNGYYNVRASTLDEGRPASRSTMHYSDYRSPTGTPGGAASISSSAAGSGATASGGAPVPPGPLTSPGRPQACYDPRPPSRLSHISYAQFNTFTRGGQNQQPPSNPAPAPAEFPGDCSLLDSTSQLAYDNYGYPSHYQTYRMGFAPSSLAPLEAGPSYEMYGVGSGVAGPPVGVGPGGATPSGSDTGLGKYGSSTRFSYTSQHSDYSHSRHTQRMQTHV; encoded by the exons CTTGGCCCAGGTACCGAGTGCTGCGGGTCCAGGAGCTGGGCCAGTACAACCTGGAGATCCTGTCAGCTGACCTGTCTGATGACTCCTTGTATGAGTGCCAGGCCCCCGATGCTGCCCTGAGGTCCAGGAGGGCTAAGCTCACTGTCCTCA TTCCCCCAGATGACCCCGTGATCGATGGCGGCCCAGAGGTTCTCCTCAATGCGGGGGAGTCCTACAACCTCAGCTGTGTGTCCCGGGGTGCTAAACCGCCTTCCATGATCGAGTGGCTTAAAGATGGCCTCCCTGTGGACGGGGCTGTCAGCGCCACC gaggttCTTCCAGACCGCAAGAGGGTGACCACGCGCAGCTTCCTGCCTGTCCACCCTATCGACACGGACACGGGGAGGAACttcagctgtgtggcctccaaCCTGGCGGCCCCCGCGGGCAAGAGCACAACAGTCACCCTCAACGTGCACC ATCCACCGACCGTGACCTTGTCCATTGAGCCTCGCTCCGTCCTGGAGGGCGACAGGGTCACCTTCACCTGCCAGGCCCATGCCAACCCCCCTATTATGGGCTACAG GTGGGCCAAAGGTGGTGTGGTTCTACAAGGTGCCAGGGAGACCGTTTTCACCACCAAGGCGGACCACTCCTTCTTCACCGAGCCGGTTTCCTGCCTGGTGTTCAACGCCGTGGGAAAGACCAACGTCAGCATCCTGGTGGACGTCCACT TCGGACCCATTCTCTTGGTGGAGCCGCAGCCCAAAACGGTGGACGTGGACTCGGATGTCACCCTCAACTGCAAATGGGCCGGGAACCCCCCTCTCACGCTCACGTGGTTCAAGAAAGGTTCAAACATG GTCCTCAGTAACAGCAACCAGCTGTACCTGAAGTCTGTGAGCCAGGCGGACGCCGGACAGTACGTGTGCAAGGCCATTGTGCCGCGGATCGGGGTCGGCGAGACGGAGGTCACGCTCACTGTCAATG GTCCACCCATCATCTCCAGCGACCCCATCCAGTATGCAGTACGAGGGGAGCGGGGGGAGGTGAAATGCTTCATCGCAAGCACACCTCCTCCAGATAAGATT gtgtgGGCATGGAAGGAGAACGTGTGGGAGGAGGAGAAAGGAACGCTGCTGGAGCGCTATACGGTGGAGCAAAGCAGGACGTCGACCGAGGGCGGCGGCGTCCTCTCCACGCTCACCATCAACAACGTGATGGAGTCCGACTTCCTGACCTCTTACAACTGCACGGCCTCCAACTCTTTCGGGCCCGGCACCATGATCATCACCCTGGAGGAGACGG ATGAAGTCCCAGTGGGGATAATAGCTGGGAGTACAGTGGGCTCCACCATCCTCTTGTTCATCTTCCTCCTGATCCTTGTTCTCATCTTCTACCGGCAGCGCAAAGGCA GTCGGCGAGGGGTCACGCTGGGCAAGCCGGACATTAAAGTGGAAACCATCAACAAGGAGAGCCACAGCTTGGAGGAGGACTCGGGCAGCGTGTCCACGGCTTCACGTATGGTCAAGGCCATGTACTCG CCCTTTAAGGATGACATCGAGCTGAAGTCCGACCTCCGCAGCGACACGCTGGAAACCCGCCAGGAGTACGACCTCAAG GATCCCACCAACGGCTACTACAACGTACGAGCGTCCACGCTCGACGAAGGACGTCCCGCCTCCCGCTCCACCATGCATTACTCCGACTACCGCTCCCCCACCGGCACCCCAGGCGGAGCTGCATCCATCAGCAGCAGCGCAGCTGGCTCGGGGGCCACGGCCAGCGGAGGAGCCCCCGTTCCGCCGGGCCCTCTCACATCCCCGGGCCGCCCCCAGGCTTGCTATGACCCCCGGCCCCCTTCCAGACTCTCTCACATCAGCTACGCCCAGTTCAACACCTTCACCCGCGGGGGCCAGAATCAGCAACCTCCAAGCAACCCGGCCCCGGCTCCCGCTGAATTCCCGGGGGACTGCAGCCTGCTGGACTCCACCTCCCAGCTGGCGTACGACAACTATGGCTACCCCTCGCATTACCAGACCTACCGCATGGGGTTCGCCCCATCTAGCCTGGCCCCACTGGAGGCCGGTCCCTCATATGAAATGTACGGGGTGGGGTCTGGGGTAGCGGGCCCTCCGGTTGGGGTGGGCCCCGGAGGCGCCACACCCTCGGGCTCAGACACGGGACTTGGGAAGTACGGCAGCTCCACTCGCTTTTCCTACACGTCGCAACATTCTGACTACTCCCACAGCCGACACACGCAGAGGATGCAGACTCACGTGTGA
- the kirrel1a gene encoding kin of IRRE-like protein 1a isoform X2, whose translation MQRLLLLLTLLLTLQTVWTARFSQEPADQSVVRGQRVILSCVVFNYSGIVQWTKDGLALGIGEDLRAWPRYRVLRVQELGQYNLEILSADLSDDSLYECQAPDAALRSRRAKLTVLIPPDDPVIDGGPEVLLNAGESYNLSCVSRGAKPPSMIEWLKDGLPVDGAVSATEVLPDRKRVTTRSFLPVHPIDTDTGRNFSCVASNLAAPAGKSTTVTLNVHHPPTVTLSIEPRSVLEGDRVTFTCQAHANPPIMGYRWAKGGVVLQGARETVFTTKADHSFFTEPVSCLVFNAVGKTNVSILVDVHFGPILLVEPQPKTVDVDSDVTLNCKWAGNPPLTLTWFKKGSNMVLSNSNQLYLKSVSQADAGQYVCKAIVPRIGVGETEVTLTVNGPPIISSDPIQYAVRGERGEVKCFIASTPPPDKIVWAWKENVWEEEKGTLLERYTVEQSRTSTEGGGVLSTLTINNVMESDFLTSYNCTASNSFGPGTMIITLEETDEVPVGIIAGSTVGSTILLFIFLLILVLIFYRQRKGRRGVTLGKPDIKVETINKESHSLEEDSGSVSTASRMVKAMYSFLPSVSFSPSNQPFKDDIELKSDLRSDTLETRQEYDLKDPTNGYYNVRASTLDEGRPASRSTMHYSDYRSPTGTPGGAASISSSAAGSGATASGGAPVPPGPLTSPGRPQACYDPRPPSRLSHISYAQFNTFTRGGQNQQPPSNPAPAPAEFPGDCSLLDSTSQLAYDNYGYPSHYQTYRMGFAPSSLAPLEAGPSYEMYGVGSGVAGPPVGVGPGGATPSGSDTGLGKYGSSTRFSYTSQHSDYSHSRHTQRMQTHV comes from the exons CTTGGCCCAGGTACCGAGTGCTGCGGGTCCAGGAGCTGGGCCAGTACAACCTGGAGATCCTGTCAGCTGACCTGTCTGATGACTCCTTGTATGAGTGCCAGGCCCCCGATGCTGCCCTGAGGTCCAGGAGGGCTAAGCTCACTGTCCTCA TTCCCCCAGATGACCCCGTGATCGATGGCGGCCCAGAGGTTCTCCTCAATGCGGGGGAGTCCTACAACCTCAGCTGTGTGTCCCGGGGTGCTAAACCGCCTTCCATGATCGAGTGGCTTAAAGATGGCCTCCCTGTGGACGGGGCTGTCAGCGCCACC gaggttCTTCCAGACCGCAAGAGGGTGACCACGCGCAGCTTCCTGCCTGTCCACCCTATCGACACGGACACGGGGAGGAACttcagctgtgtggcctccaaCCTGGCGGCCCCCGCGGGCAAGAGCACAACAGTCACCCTCAACGTGCACC ATCCACCGACCGTGACCTTGTCCATTGAGCCTCGCTCCGTCCTGGAGGGCGACAGGGTCACCTTCACCTGCCAGGCCCATGCCAACCCCCCTATTATGGGCTACAG GTGGGCCAAAGGTGGTGTGGTTCTACAAGGTGCCAGGGAGACCGTTTTCACCACCAAGGCGGACCACTCCTTCTTCACCGAGCCGGTTTCCTGCCTGGTGTTCAACGCCGTGGGAAAGACCAACGTCAGCATCCTGGTGGACGTCCACT TCGGACCCATTCTCTTGGTGGAGCCGCAGCCCAAAACGGTGGACGTGGACTCGGATGTCACCCTCAACTGCAAATGGGCCGGGAACCCCCCTCTCACGCTCACGTGGTTCAAGAAAGGTTCAAACATG GTCCTCAGTAACAGCAACCAGCTGTACCTGAAGTCTGTGAGCCAGGCGGACGCCGGACAGTACGTGTGCAAGGCCATTGTGCCGCGGATCGGGGTCGGCGAGACGGAGGTCACGCTCACTGTCAATG GTCCACCCATCATCTCCAGCGACCCCATCCAGTATGCAGTACGAGGGGAGCGGGGGGAGGTGAAATGCTTCATCGCAAGCACACCTCCTCCAGATAAGATT gtgtgGGCATGGAAGGAGAACGTGTGGGAGGAGGAGAAAGGAACGCTGCTGGAGCGCTATACGGTGGAGCAAAGCAGGACGTCGACCGAGGGCGGCGGCGTCCTCTCCACGCTCACCATCAACAACGTGATGGAGTCCGACTTCCTGACCTCTTACAACTGCACGGCCTCCAACTCTTTCGGGCCCGGCACCATGATCATCACCCTGGAGGAGACGG ATGAAGTCCCAGTGGGGATAATAGCTGGGAGTACAGTGGGCTCCACCATCCTCTTGTTCATCTTCCTCCTGATCCTTGTTCTCATCTTCTACCGGCAGCGCAAAG GTCGGCGAGGGGTCACGCTGGGCAAGCCGGACATTAAAGTGGAAACCATCAACAAGGAGAGCCACAGCTTGGAGGAGGACTCGGGCAGCGTGTCCACGGCTTCACGTATGGTCAAGGCCATGTACTCG TTTCTCCCCTCTGTGTCCTTTTCTCCTTCCAATCAGCCCTTTAAGGATGACATCGAGCTGAAGTCCGACCTCCGCAGCGACACGCTGGAAACCCGCCAGGAGTACGACCTCAAG GATCCCACCAACGGCTACTACAACGTACGAGCGTCCACGCTCGACGAAGGACGTCCCGCCTCCCGCTCCACCATGCATTACTCCGACTACCGCTCCCCCACCGGCACCCCAGGCGGAGCTGCATCCATCAGCAGCAGCGCAGCTGGCTCGGGGGCCACGGCCAGCGGAGGAGCCCCCGTTCCGCCGGGCCCTCTCACATCCCCGGGCCGCCCCCAGGCTTGCTATGACCCCCGGCCCCCTTCCAGACTCTCTCACATCAGCTACGCCCAGTTCAACACCTTCACCCGCGGGGGCCAGAATCAGCAACCTCCAAGCAACCCGGCCCCGGCTCCCGCTGAATTCCCGGGGGACTGCAGCCTGCTGGACTCCACCTCCCAGCTGGCGTACGACAACTATGGCTACCCCTCGCATTACCAGACCTACCGCATGGGGTTCGCCCCATCTAGCCTGGCCCCACTGGAGGCCGGTCCCTCATATGAAATGTACGGGGTGGGGTCTGGGGTAGCGGGCCCTCCGGTTGGGGTGGGCCCCGGAGGCGCCACACCCTCGGGCTCAGACACGGGACTTGGGAAGTACGGCAGCTCCACTCGCTTTTCCTACACGTCGCAACATTCTGACTACTCCCACAGCCGACACACGCAGAGGATGCAGACTCACGTGTGA
- the ndufs2 gene encoding NADH dehydrogenase [ubiquinone] iron-sulfur protein 2, mitochondrial, with protein MAATMLRSLTKLGRPSAKVILNSNIGSPGCTVLQNRQKQWQPDVEWTEQFAGAVMYPTAINEKWVPPPWNDKDPVAQKDVSNLTINFGPQHPAAHGVLRLVMELSGESVKKCDPHIGLLHRGTEKLIEYKTYLQALPYFDRLDYVSMMCNEQAYSLAVERLLNIQAPLRAQWIRVLYGELTRILNHIMAVTTHALDIGAMTPFFWMFEEREKMFEFYERVSGARMHAAYVRPGGVHQDLPLGLMDDIYEWCKNFSIRIDEVEEMLTNNRIWKNRTVDIGVVTAEEALNYGFSGVMLRGSGIKWDLRKSQPYDKYDEVEFDVPIGSKGDCYDRYLCRVEEMRQSLRIMHQALNKMPEGEIKVDDAKVAPPKRSEMKMSMESLIHHFKLYTEGYQVPPGATYTAVEAPKGEFGVYLVSDGSSRPYRCKIKAPGFAHLAGLDKMATGHMLADVVAIIGTQDIVFGEVDR; from the exons ATGGCGGCCACAATGTTGAGGTCGCTTACCAAACTAGGACGTCCTTCAGCAAAAGTAATATTAAATAGTAATATTGGGAGCCCTGGTTGCACTGTTCTGCAAAACAG GCAGAAACAATGGCAACCAGATGTGGAGTGGACTGAGCAGTTTGCTGGCGCCGTGATGTACCCCACAGCAATTAATGAGAAATGGGTACCACCTCCGTGGAATG ACAAAGATCCTGTGGCACAGAAGGATGTGTCCAACCTCACCATCAACTTCGGGCCGCAGCATCCTGCCGCTCACGGCGTGTTGCGTCTGGTGATGGAGCTCAGTGGCGAGTCGGTCAAAAAATGCGACCCTCACATTGGCCTGCTTCACCGCGGCACAGAGAAACTGATCGAATACAAGACTTACCTGCAG GCTCTGCCTTACTTTGATCGTCTGGACTATGTTTCCATGATGTGTAATGAGCAGGCCTACTCACTGGCAGTGGAAAGGCTTCTTAATATCCAAGCACCACTCCGTGCTCAGTGGATCAGAG TTCTGTATGGAGAGCTGACCCGCATCCTCAATCACATCATGGCCGTCACCACTCACGCGCTCGACATCGGCGCCATGACCCCTTTCTTCTGGATGTTCGAGGAGAGAGAGAAG ATGTTTGAGTTCTACGAGAGAGTGTCCGGGGCCAGAATGCACGCCGCCTACGTCCGGCCCGGTGGTGTTCATCAG GATCTTCCTCTGGGCCTGATGGACGACATCTATGAGTGGTGCAAGAACTTCTCCATTCGCATCGACGAGGTGGAAGAG ATGTTGACCAACAACCGTATCTGGAAGAATCGCACTGTGGACATCGGCGTGGTGACCGCGGAGGAAGCGCTCAACTATGGCTTCAG CGGAGTGATGCTGAGAGGCTCTGGCATCAAGTGGGACCTGCGCAAGTCCCAACCGTACGACAAGTACGACGAGGTGGAGTTTGACGTCCCGATTGGAAGCAAAGGCGACTGCTACGACAG GTATCTATGCAGGGTGGAGGAGATGAGGCAGTCCCTGAGGATCATGCACCAAGCCCTCAACAAGATGCCGGAAGGTGAGATCAAGGTAGACGACGCCAAGGTAGCTCCGCCCAAGAGATCTGAAATGAAG ATGTCCATGGAGTCTCTCATCCACCACTTTAAGCTGTACACTGAGGGCTACCAGGTGCCTCCAGGGGCCACGTACACCGCTGTGGAGGCCCCCAAG GGAGAGTTTGGTGTTTACTTGGTGTCAGACGGCTCCAGCAGACCGTACCGCTGCAAGATCAAAGCTCCCGGATTCGCCCACCTG GCGGGTTTGGACAAAATGGCGACAGGACACATGCTAGCAGACGTAGTGGCCATTATTG GTACACAGGACATCGTGTTTGGCGAGGTCGACCGCTAA
- the fcer1g gene encoding high affinity immunoglobulin epsilon receptor subunit gamma, translated as MASWGRSLLLAAIPLWMTLGRADALAEPEICYVLDGILLLYGIILTALYCRLKIRSAKKSVKGNEKQAVEEGIYTGLTPHVQDTYATIGIKE; from the exons ATGGCCTCGTGGGGCAGGAGCCTGCTGCTGGCAGCCATTCCTTTATGGATGACTTTGGGTCGAGCCG ACGCTCTTGCTGAACCTGAGATTTGCTACGTGCTGGATGGTATTCTGCTTTTGTACGGCATCATCCTGACAGCCCTCTACTGCAGACTCAAG ATCCGTAGTGCGAAGAAATCTGTGAAGGGGAATGAGAAGCAG GCTGTGGAAGAAGGCATCTACACG GGTTTGACACCTCACGTCCAGGACACGTACGCCACAATTGGCATAAAGGAATGA